The genomic window TTTCTGTAAAACTATCTACATAATTAATTCTGCTAGAATATTCATCAAATACTTTTCTGTCAATTGAAACATTAAAATTAAAGTTAAAATAACAAAAATAATATTCCTTTTGAGCATTTCTTTTCATATATACTTTTGCTTTACTATTTATTTTGAAAAACTCTAAAAGTCCACCGCCATGATCACCATGTCCATGAGAAATAACTACAACATCAACCTTTTCTAAGTCAACCCCTAGCTTTCCTGCATTGTTAATAAAATTTCCTCTTCTACCTGTATCAAAAAGTATACGTTTATTACCTTTTTCTATATAAAGACACAACCCCTGTTCACTAATTAACTCATGTGAAGAATTCTTATTCTTAGTGTTTTCTATAAGTGTGATTATTTTCATAAAGTCTCCTTTATATTAGCTAATATTTAATCTTTTAGACTCACAATATACTCAACTATTAGTTCTTACTCTCCTCCATTATTTCCTTCCAACTTATATTTAAAATTTTTCTCCATAAAATTATATTAATTAACACTAAAATACCCATATATCCGTAAATAGCCAAACTATATTTTATTGAACTCCTAACTAATTTATGAATTAAGAAAAGTATTCCTGTAAGTATAAAAGAAACTATGAGTGTAGTGATGGAGCCTCCCCCATTATTTTGAAAGTCCTTACAAAAAGGCAATTCTTTTTTATAAAAGCTTTGCATAACAACTATTAAAATAAGCATACTCAAAAACATTACTATTGTATCTGGTAATATCCTTAAGCCACATACTATTATAAAAACAATACAAACACTCCAAAATACAGGTAAAATATACCTTAATATAAATCCTTTTAAAACTCCTTTTTGAATTTTCCCTGGATTATCTATAGGTAAAAATGTATATATCCATGCTCCCTTATATTTTTCACTTTGACTTAAAAGGGCTATATTTACTACTAACATAAGTATTGATAAATAAATTGAAAAATAAGAATTTCCCTTTGAAAACTCATTAAAAGCCTGTGAAAATGATTCGTATTTTGAAAAAGAGCTTATTAATATTATAAAAGGGAAAACCACAGCAAACGCTAAATCAGGATACATCTTTAGTTTTAACTTTCTTTCTGTTGATATCATATTTCTTGAAAAACGGAAAAATATATTCTCTATCCTATCTCTACAAAAAATAGATGCATATCGCTTATGTCTTCTACCTTTGGCTTCTTCAACACTTCCTTTTTTGCCTATACTACTGTCAAGTTTTTGCAAATTTTCTTCAAAATATGGCACAATGAATTTGTAGTATAGCCCAAAAATTATAATCGGTATAGCTACACACATTATACTTAGTAACACATACTCTCTTCCCCTATTATGTTCAATTATTAAACTATATGGAGCTCCGAACCACACTGGTGGCACTAGATAACTCCACCACTTAATTGTAAAATTTAAATTTGCACCAGTAAAATCAAATACTCTTGGTATAATTTGATATCCCAGAGCAAGTATTATGGAAAGAACTATTTGAAAATAATTTATTATATCTTTAAGTTTTTCTCCATCAAAAATTTTTAAGATGAGATAGTATAATATAGCTGTAAAAAAGATTGTAAAAAATGAAATCAGTATAATTTGAAAAAAGAAGATTATAAAAAATTTTAGTTTGTATTTAACCAATCCTCCTATTAATGTTGGGCCTGCAATTGCCCCAGAAATAGATGTAATATAAATCAAAATATGAGTAGTCTTAGCTGCATTTATAGTTTTAGGATCTAATGGTTTAGTATTTAATATATTCTTATCACGTATATCTAAAAGTACAGAAGAAAAATCTGCAACCATAGTAGTCATAATTAAGAACATTATTGCCCCTATATTTATACTCATTTTTACAATCATAGGTGCTGGAATAAAAATAAACACCATCAAAAAAATCCCCATTAATCCATACATAAATAGTGATTTTTTAAAAGTATTATTCTTATTTTCACTATCCTTATACATTGTTGGAACCCTTCTACTATCCATTAAAAGCTTTAATTTAAGTATTGTTCTCATGGAAGAATAATTAACACCAAGTTTTTCATATATAAATTTAAATTTATCAATAAGTTTTAATACCCAAAAATCTTCCATAGTTATACCTCCTTTAATACGGAGATGAATTCATCTGCAATCTCTTCATGTTTTGTAAACCCTGTTATTTGATTAAAAATTTTTTCAAGAGAACCTTCCATATTCTTTTTCTTTAGTTCTTCAAAAGTACCATCAGCTGCAATTTGCCCATTGTTTAATAGTATTATTCTACTACTTATTTTCTCAACCACTTCCATTATATGAGATGAATAAAATATAGTTTTTCCTTCTGAAGCTAGCTTTGAAAGAACCTCTTTAAAGACAAGTACACTATTTGCATCAAGACCACTTAGAGGCTCGTCTAAAAATAAAATATCAGGATTGTGAATAAGACTTGAAATTATTAGAAGTTTTTGTCTCATACCTTTTGAATAAGAAGATATCCTAGAATGATATGCCTCCTCTATACCAAAAAGACTCATAAGTTTTTTTGCTTTATTATTTACTACATCTAACTGCATACCATATACTTCACCTAAAAAAGTTATATACTCATAAGCTGTTAAATTGTCATATATTTCTCCATTTTCAGGAACATATCCTATTTTATGCTTATACTCTACATTTTCATAAGATATTTCATTACCAAGTATCCCCACATCCCCTTCATATCCCTTTACTAAACCAAGCATTATCTTTACAGTAGTACTTTTCCCAGCACCATTAGGCCCTATATAGCCAATAATTTCTCCTTTTTTTACTTCTAAATTTATTCCTTTTAATACCTCTTTACTCCCATAATTAATCTTCAAATTCCTTATAGAAACCACTACATCATTTAAATTGTCCATCAACTTCCCCCCATTACAATATCTAAACCTTATACATAATATTGAAAACAATTTTTCAATATATAACCAATTGTACCATATTAATATATACATAGTATATATTTCGTTCAATTAAGCTAAAATTAAAGGGACTGTCGCATTAAGAAATTTACATACAATATACTGTTTTGAAAATTTAAATTCAACACAATATATTGTACGATTTATTATTAGTGCAACAGCCCCTTTATTCCTATTATCGAAAAGCTACTATTATAAATAATAATACTCCTATTATTAAGCAAGCTATACCTATCTTATTCCCTTGAATAACATTGTTATTGTGGTAATACTCAGAATAATCATTTTTATTTCCTGTTACCTTTTGAACACTTTCATTCAATCTTACCTGTGCATCAGGAGGTATTCTACTTCCCCCACCACTAGGTGGGTTAAATAATGAACTATCTCCCTTAAAACACATAATTATCCCAATAATAATTAAAACAATCGCTACATAAACTAAATAATTACCCATGTTTTTTCACCTGCCTATTACAATAAATATAAATTCTAGGTGATTTTTGATTTAATTTAATCATAAGTTACCCCCCAATTATAATAATATACCCCTGTAGTATTATTATAAAAAATCTCTATATAATGTCAACATATATATTTTTTAATAAATATTGGGTATCACCTTAATTCTTAATAAACATAATTATAATATATTAATTTACATTTAGGATCTCATATATCTTTTCTAGAAATAAACATTACTATATCTAATAACTGTTAAATCTTCAATTATAAATTTATAAGTTAATAAAACACATTATAGCGTCAGATAAATTTAATTCTTTTAAATTCCATTTTCTTTTCATTTTCTCTATCTCTATATAAGGTAGTTTAGCTTCATTTATGAATTTATAAAAATGCTTGTCCAGCCATGGAGGAGTCCATGCACCAGACCTACATATATGAATTGCGCTTACATTAATGTCTCTCCCTATTTCAGTCATATCTATATAATCTATATTAAATGTTTCATTTATTTCTTCAAAATCTTCAGATTTCTCGAAAGAATATGGACTATATATTATTTTTGCATCTTTTACAATATTACCTACAAATAATTTGCCTAACCAATTAGCACAATTAACTTCAAATTTTAATGACTCTAGCCCACCATATCCTAAATCAGAATGAGCATCAAATAAATATACTTCTTTACAATTATGTTTTTCACCTATATTATATGAAAATTTGTGAGAGTCAGAAATGTATAAAGGAGTTTTTTTAGATATATTGAAATGTTTAAATATTTTTTTCCAAAAATTGTTTACCCCAACTCCTAGTGTAGCTTTCTTTTCAATATCTATTCCCTTTCTTTTTTCATCAAGATATCTTTTATACCATCGATATTTTAGATTAGTGTCATTTTCAATATAAGAGCCACACCATTCTCTTTTTATTTGAACAAAGTAATCCCAATCAATACTTAAAAGAATATTTCTCATAATATCATCTCCCTAAGTAATTATTAGCACTTTCCAAGTACTGGATTGTTATTTACTTATATGGCTTGCCCAATAATTCATTTTAACAAAATAAAAACAACATATTTTCGTACTTAATCTTAGATTTTTGTTTATTTATAGATATTAAGCGAGCTAACTTATAAATTAAATTCTAAAATATATGGCAAATACAATGTTTATATATATTATTATAAATATGTAATTATAGGTTATATATACCACTATATCATTCTGTATGTTCTGTTTCAAATTACGTATCTATGTAGATTTTTAAGTGTGTACTATAATATACGGTTAAAAAAGTTATTATTTTGAAGTATGCTTATATTAAATTCTTCTTGAAACTTCTATACAATGTGCTATAATTTTTTTAGAAAGTAATTATGATATTATTAATAAATATTTGCTTTTAATTATTAAATTTGTCCAGTGAGACAAAAATAACAGGAGGTAACAATAATGGGTTATTTATTATTGCAAGACGGAAGCTTATTTCAAGGTAAGATTATTGGAGAAGAAAAGAATTTACTTGGAGAAATGTTATTAAAAGATGAAAACAGCATTACAATTCAATGTCCGACAACTCATAATGAAGGTTCAGTTATCAATAATTCAAATAATATAACAGATTATATAAAACTCTCAGATACAGACTTCCAATGTTTAAAACAAAAAATCAAAAATAATAATGTGGTTATAGGAAAAATTGTTATTGATACTCTACCTATAGACTTTCACCTTTACGACTTAAAAACTTGTGTTACATTAGGTTTAAACTAATGCGTTTTTTCTACAATTTATTTGACTTATAAACCATAAGTAAATGACTATACTTAAATATTACTACCATTAAAATTATTTTAATTTATAATTTTAATGGTAGTTTTTATTTTATTAACTATATTTTGAAGTTTGATACTAAGTAACTAACATAATCTAACATATTGATAAAAATAATGAATTGTGGTATATTATTTAAAACAAGTGTATATACACTTGTATACACCTTTAGAGGAGAGGTCTAATTAATGAATTTTAAAGAGAAAATATTAAAATTAAAACAAAAAAAAGATGCCATTATACTAGCACATTATTATCAAAATGGAGATATTCAAGACATAGCTGATTATGTTGGAGATTCTTATTATTTAAGTGAAATAGGAAGAAATTGCACTGAGAAAAATATAATATTCTGTGGAGTTAGATTTATGGCAGAAAGTGCTAAAATTCTATCACCAAATAAAAAAGTTTTTCTTCCTAATTTAAATGCATCATGCTATATGGTATCTATGGCTAATGCTAAAGATATTGAAGAATTAAAAATAAAATATCCAAATGCTAAAGTAGTTTGTTATATAAACTCTGCTACTGAAGTTAAAGCAGTTTCAGATGTGTGTTGTACATCTTCAAGCGCTATTAATATAGTTAAAAAGTTAGATAGTAGTGAAATAATATTTGTACCAGACAAAAATCTTGGAAGCTACATACAAGAACAAATACCTGATAAGAAAATAATATTGTGGGACGGATGCTGTGTTATACATGACAGGATAAATGCTAAAAACATTATTGAAGCAAAAAAGAAACATGGACAAGATCTCAAAGTATTAGTACATCCAGAATGTAAAAAAGAAGTAAGAGATTTATCAGATTTTATAGGTAGTACAGGGGATATATTGAAGTTTGCTTCGCATAACAATTTTAAAAAATATCTTATTGTAACTGAAGATGGAATTCTACATAAACTTAAACAAAAAAATCCTGATAAAGAATTCTATACTCTAAATATGATATGCAAAAATATGAAACTTACAACTCTAAAAGATGTATATCTCTGTCTTGAGAATTTAGAAAATGAGATAACTCTTGACGAAAACATAAGAAAATCAGCATATAGAGCTCTTAAAAATATGCATATTCTTGGTAGGTGATTAAATTGAATATTAATTCAGATGTACTTATAGTTGGCACTGGAATCGCTGGAATGTATACTGCATTAAATCTAGATAAAAATTTAGATATAGTGATGATTACAAAATCAACATTAGAAGAATGTAATTCTTACCTTGCTCAAGGGGGAATTTCTACAGCCAGAGATGAAAAAGACAAAGACTTATTTATTGAAGACACCTTAAAAGCTGGTAATTATAAAAATGATATAAAAGCAGTAGAAGTTCTTGCGTCCGAATCACTAAGTAACATTCAAGAGCTTATAAATTTAGGTGTGGAATTTGATAAAAAAAACGGATTTCTGGATTATACAAGAGAAGGTGCCCATAGTGTTAATAGAATTGTTCATTGTGCTGATAAGACAGGTGAAAAAGTCTCTGGCGCTCTATTAAAACAAATTATAAAAAGAAAAAACATACGAATATATGAAAACACAACTCTTATAGATTTAATAGATAAAAATAATATATGTTTTGGTGGAATTGCAACAAATGAAGAAAACATAGTTAATATATATGCTAAAAATACAATACTTTCAACAGGAGGTATAGGAGGACTATTTAAGAATTCCACTAATCAGAGAACGCTAACTGGCAATGGCATAGCTATAGCTTTAAGAAAATGTATTGATGTAAAAGATCTAAATTACATTCAATTTCATCCTACAGGATTATATGAAAATAAAACAGAAGGAAAAAGATTTTTAATTTCAGAATCTCTAAGAGGAGAAGGTGCTAAATTAGTAAATATTAATGGTGAAAGATTTGTTGATGAATTACTTCCAAGAAATATAGTTTCGAAAGCTATATTGGAAGAAGAAAATAAAACAAATTCAAAATATGTTTATTTAGATATAACACATATGCCTAAAGAATTTATTATAAAAAGGTTCCCATTAATATATAGTGAATGTAAATCAAGAAATTTAGATATAACAAAAGAAAAAATACCAGTTACACCTGTTCAGCACTATTTTATGGGTGGAATAAAAGTAGACTGTTATTCAAGAACTTCTATGGAAAATTTATTTGCTTGTGGTGAAGTTAGTTGCACTGGTGTTCATGGTGCTAACAGACTTGCAAGTAACTCTTTATTAGAAGCTTTAGTATTCTCAAAACGAGCTGCAAATACTATAAATAATAATATTCGTAATATAAATTTAAAGTTCATAGATAAACAAATGGATAATAAATATGCCACAAACCTTTCTCTTTTAAATAGGAAAACAGTTTTGAAAGAGCTAATAAAAATTCGGGGTGATATAAAAAATGAATTGGTTAATTATTGATGAAGTATTAATAAATGCTCTTAAAGAAGATTCTTTATACGGAGATATAACCACAGATTCTATTATAGATGAAAACAGCACTTGTTGCGTTGATTTAATTATAAAAGAAAACGGTATTATTGCAGGTATTGAGGTATTTAAAAGAGTTTTTGAAATTTTAGGAAATGTAAGTATAGATTCCTTTGTAGTTGATGGAAGTACAGTTGAAAAATCACAGGTTATAGGTGTAATTAAAGGGAATACACGAAATGTAATCACTGGTGAAAGATTAGCTCTTAATTTACTTCAAAAAATGAGCGGCATAGCAACTGTTACTAGGAGTTTTGTAAATGAATTAAAAGGTACAAAAACCAAGCTTTTAGATACAAGAAAAACAACACCTAATTTAAGAATGCTTGAAAAATACGCAGTTAAAATTGGTGGTGGAGTTAATCATAGGGCTAGCTTATCTGATGGAGTACTCATTAAAGACAATCATATAAGTGCTGCTGGTGGAATAAAAAATGCTATCTCACTAGTAAAAAATAATGTATCCTTTGTAAGAAAAATAGAGGTAGAAGTTGAAACTATAGATCAAGTATATGAAGCATTAGAATCAGGAGCTGATATAATCATGCTTGATAATATGGATATAACCACAATGGATAAAGCAGTAAAAATAATTAATGGAAAATCTATAATCGAAGCTTCAGGAAATATAAGCCTTAATAATATAAAACCTATTGCTAATACAGGAGTAGATTATATTTCTACTAGTAAAATTACTCATTCTGCCAAAACCTTAGATATAAGCATGAAAAATTTAAAATTAGATAAATGAATAAATTTCATACTTACATAAGTATATAAATTTACCCAATTCAATTAAATAATAATTATTCAATCTAAAAGCACTCCTTTATTATAAAAAATCAGGAGTGCTTTTATTACATCATATTCCTATAAACAAAAATTGATTTTAATAATTTTCACTTATAGATTATAGAAATATTTATTTTTTATTTGAATTTTTATTTAAATAAGCAAATTGCATAATTACAAATTCAAAATATGGAATGCAAGTTTTGTTGTGAACAGCGCCTTAAAATTTCTCTTTTACTATATTTTAAGCTTATTCCGAACCTTGATAAGAGAAATTTTCGAAGCAGTGAAGAATGAAACTTGCATGGAGTTATATATTTTTCAATTATGCAATTTCCTCAAATATTAAGTTGCTATTTTTGCACTGTAAATTCCATCTTCATAGGAGCTAATAATTTAAATTGTTTTTTATTTTCTTTTATAGATTGAACACCTTTAATAAATAAAGTATATTTTTTACCTTTTTCATATGAAGTTTCTGGTGCCACTATAATAGAATTATTCTTTTTGTCATAGTTTACCTTTACTTTAATTTGATGATTCTTGTCATCTAAAACATAGACATTTGATGTATTTACTGTTAATTCATCAAGGTTTTTAGAAAATTTAATGCTCCATTTCTTGTCTACAGGAACATTTTCTTTTTTCTCCATATCTATTACTAATGATTTTTTCTCCTTATCATCTGTAAGACTTCTTATAACAGCAAAGTTATTTTGATTTTCTTTAATTTTTGTTTCTCCACCAACTA from Clostridium sp. MB40-C1 includes these protein-coding regions:
- a CDS encoding ABC transporter permease, which translates into the protein MEDFWVLKLIDKFKFIYEKLGVNYSSMRTILKLKLLMDSRRVPTMYKDSENKNNTFKKSLFMYGLMGIFLMVFIFIPAPMIVKMSINIGAIMFLIMTTMVADFSSVLLDIRDKNILNTKPLDPKTINAAKTTHILIYITSISGAIAGPTLIGGLVKYKLKFFIIFFFQIILISFFTIFFTAILYYLILKIFDGEKLKDIINYFQIVLSIILALGYQIIPRVFDFTGANLNFTIKWWSYLVPPVWFGAPYSLIIEHNRGREYVLLSIMCVAIPIIIFGLYYKFIVPYFEENLQKLDSSIGKKGSVEEAKGRRHKRYASIFCRDRIENIFFRFSRNMISTERKLKLKMYPDLAFAVVFPFIILISSFSKYESFSQAFNEFSKGNSYFSIYLSILMLVVNIALLSQSEKYKGAWIYTFLPIDNPGKIQKGVLKGFILRYILPVFWSVCIVFIIVCGLRILPDTIVMFLSMLILIVVMQSFYKKELPFCKDFQNNGGGSITTLIVSFILTGILFLIHKLVRSSIKYSLAIYGYMGILVLINIILWRKILNISWKEIMEESKN
- a CDS encoding arginase → MRNILLSIDWDYFVQIKREWCGSYIENDTNLKYRWYKRYLDEKRKGIDIEKKATLGVGVNNFWKKIFKHFNISKKTPLYISDSHKFSYNIGEKHNCKEVYLFDAHSDLGYGGLESLKFEVNCANWLGKLFVGNIVKDAKIIYSPYSFEKSEDFEEINETFNIDYIDMTEIGRDINVSAIHICRSGAWTPPWLDKHFYKFINEAKLPYIEIEKMKRKWNLKELNLSDAIMCFINL
- the nadA gene encoding quinolinate synthase NadA, with the protein product MNFKEKILKLKQKKDAIILAHYYQNGDIQDIADYVGDSYYLSEIGRNCTEKNIIFCGVRFMAESAKILSPNKKVFLPNLNASCYMVSMANAKDIEELKIKYPNAKVVCYINSATEVKAVSDVCCTSSSAINIVKKLDSSEIIFVPDKNLGSYIQEQIPDKKIILWDGCCVIHDRINAKNIIEAKKKHGQDLKVLVHPECKKEVRDLSDFIGSTGDILKFASHNNFKKYLIVTEDGILHKLKQKNPDKEFYTLNMICKNMKLTTLKDVYLCLENLENEITLDENIRKSAYRALKNMHILGR
- a CDS encoding ABC transporter ATP-binding protein — protein: MDNLNDVVVSIRNLKINYGSKEVLKGINLEVKKGEIIGYIGPNGAGKSTTVKIMLGLVKGYEGDVGILGNEISYENVEYKHKIGYVPENGEIYDNLTAYEYITFLGEVYGMQLDVVNNKAKKLMSLFGIEEAYHSRISSYSKGMRQKLLIISSLIHNPDILFLDEPLSGLDANSVLVFKEVLSKLASEGKTIFYSSHIMEVVEKISSRIILLNNGQIAADGTFEELKKKNMEGSLEKIFNQITGFTKHEEIADEFISVLKEV
- a CDS encoding L-aspartate oxidase — protein: MNINSDVLIVGTGIAGMYTALNLDKNLDIVMITKSTLEECNSYLAQGGISTARDEKDKDLFIEDTLKAGNYKNDIKAVEVLASESLSNIQELINLGVEFDKKNGFLDYTREGAHSVNRIVHCADKTGEKVSGALLKQIIKRKNIRIYENTTLIDLIDKNNICFGGIATNEENIVNIYAKNTILSTGGIGGLFKNSTNQRTLTGNGIAIALRKCIDVKDLNYIQFHPTGLYENKTEGKRFLISESLRGEGAKLVNINGERFVDELLPRNIVSKAILEEENKTNSKYVYLDITHMPKEFIIKRFPLIYSECKSRNLDITKEKIPVTPVQHYFMGGIKVDCYSRTSMENLFACGEVSCTGVHGANRLASNSLLEALVFSKRAANTINNNIRNINLKFIDKQMDNKYATNLSLLNRKTVLKELIKIRGDIKNELVNY
- the nadC gene encoding carboxylating nicotinate-nucleotide diphosphorylase, encoding MNWLIIDEVLINALKEDSLYGDITTDSIIDENSTCCVDLIIKENGIIAGIEVFKRVFEILGNVSIDSFVVDGSTVEKSQVIGVIKGNTRNVITGERLALNLLQKMSGIATVTRSFVNELKGTKTKLLDTRKTTPNLRMLEKYAVKIGGGVNHRASLSDGVLIKDNHISAAGGIKNAISLVKNNVSFVRKIEVEVETIDQVYEALESGADIIMLDNMDITTMDKAVKIINGKSIIEASGNISLNNIKPIANTGVDYISTSKITHSAKTLDISMKNLKLDK